A genomic window from Nicotiana sylvestris chromosome 11, ASM39365v2, whole genome shotgun sequence includes:
- the LOC104247214 gene encoding uncharacterized protein has translation MYSISGEDSGQNQKLNYLWTGSHDTTHRAPIAWETLCKPKTAGGLNIVNYERWNKAALIKLLWAIISKKDKLWIKWIHCHYIKKKDVATMETPKQASWLVKKLFVAREWWANNITKIQTCTKNGKFSIRKAYLHTTPQYPKVYWKTLVMVTGMLPKQKYILWMAMHRILATVDRLAKWGVQVDKSCTLCGRDIEETHDHLYFECSYSQCLWKGMLRWLEYQRTTGNWETKVQWLIANVNNRNPRKALLGVVFAAVVYNIWMERNERRFQ, from the exons ATGTATTCCATTAGTGGAGAGGATAGTGGACAGAATCAGAAGCT GAATTACCTGTGGACTGGTAGTCATGATACTACTCATAGGGCTCCTATAGCATGGGAGACTTTATGTAAACCAAAAACTGCTGGAGGTTTGAACATCGTCAATTATGAGAGATGGAATAAAGCTGCCTTGATTAAGCTTCTTTGGGCTATAATCTCTAAGAAAGACAAGTTATGGATCAAGTGGATTCACTGCCACTACATAAAGAAGAAAGACGTTGCTACTATGGAGACCCCTAAGCAAGCTAGTTGGCTAGTAAAGAAGCTGTTTGTAGCAAGAGAGTGGTGGGCAAATAATATTACAAAAATTCAAACTTGCACTAAGAATGGGAAGTTCAGTATTAGGAAGGCTTACCTTCATACTACTCCACAGTATCCCAAAGTCTACTGGAAAACACTAGTTATGGTAACTGGAATGCTACCAAAACAGAAGTACATTTTATGGATGGCAATGCATAGAATACTGGCTACAGTTGATAGATTAGCCAAATGGGGAGTTCAAGTAGATAAGTCATGTACATTGTGTGGAAGAGATATAGAAGAGACACATGACCACTTGTACTTCGAATGTTCATACTCACAGTGTCTATGGAAAGGAATGTTAAGATGGCTAGAATATCAAAGGACAACTGGTAACTGGGAAACAAAAGTGCAATGGCTAATTGCTAATGTAAATAACAGGAATCCAAGAAAGGCACTGCTAGGAGTGGTATTTGCAGCAGTAGTCTACAACATTTGGATGGAGCGAAATGAAAGAAGATTTCAATAG